The following coding sequences lie in one Streptomyces xiamenensis genomic window:
- a CDS encoding GlxA family transcriptional regulator: protein MAILAVPRAYTLDIGIATHVFGRHPGYRVLVCAEGTEDADPDPGTPFAGTATGLGPAHPLSAAESADVVVVPGYDDPLLPLPSSYARTLRIATERGARMLAICTGVFALADIGALNGRTATTHWRHTAELRENYPEVGVAENRLFVEDGPFLTSAGAGAGIDACLHVVRGDFGAAVADGVTKDVVLPAARGAQEPQYVDGPVASREDLRATREWALAHLGSPLTVQGLAELSLLSRRTFIRRFARETGMPPMHWVAVQRILRARRLLETSGWTVERIARETGFGSAANFRTAFRRELGMTPSAYRAAHGGGQESGVPSRSTR from the coding sequence GTGGCGATCCTCGCGGTGCCGCGCGCGTACACGCTGGACATCGGCATCGCCACGCATGTCTTCGGCCGGCACCCGGGTTACCGGGTCCTGGTGTGCGCCGAGGGCACCGAGGACGCCGACCCAGACCCCGGCACGCCGTTCGCCGGCACCGCCACCGGCCTCGGCCCCGCGCACCCGCTCTCGGCGGCGGAGAGCGCCGATGTCGTCGTCGTGCCGGGTTATGACGATCCGCTGCTTCCCCTTCCCTCCTCCTATGCGAGAACGCTGCGCATCGCGACGGAAAGGGGAGCGCGCATGCTCGCGATCTGCACCGGAGTGTTCGCCCTCGCGGACATCGGAGCACTGAACGGAAGGACCGCGACGACGCATTGGCGGCACACCGCCGAACTGCGGGAGAATTACCCGGAGGTCGGCGTGGCCGAGAACCGGCTGTTCGTGGAGGACGGCCCGTTTCTCACATCGGCCGGCGCGGGCGCGGGAATCGACGCCTGCCTCCACGTCGTACGCGGTGACTTCGGCGCGGCGGTCGCGGACGGTGTGACGAAGGACGTGGTGCTCCCCGCGGCCCGTGGGGCGCAGGAACCGCAGTACGTGGACGGGCCCGTCGCCTCCCGCGAGGATCTGCGGGCGACCCGGGAGTGGGCGCTGGCGCATCTCGGATCACCGCTCACCGTGCAGGGGCTGGCGGAGCTCAGCCTGCTGTCCCGCAGGACGTTCATCCGGCGGTTCGCGCGCGAGACCGGGATGCCGCCGATGCACTGGGTCGCCGTGCAGCGGATACTGCGGGCGCGCCGGCTGCTGGAGACCTCCGGCTGGACCGTGGAGAGGATCGCCCGGGAGACGGGGTTCGGATCGGCGGCGAACTTCCGCACGGCCTTCCGCCGGGAGCTGGGCATGACCCCGAGCGCGTACCGCGCGGCACACGGTGGCGGGCAGGAGTCCGGCGTCCCCAGCAGGTCAACCCGTTGA
- a CDS encoding Rid family hydrolase, translated as MTPARRTEIHHVPWEESYGYVQAVQHGDTIYLSGQVAHDGPQLVAPAPVDATGKVTDVTNTGAQLRQCYANAAQLLERFGASLDDVVDEVIYAVDVPAADAAAGPVRKEAYGRPDPQVASTMIGTPRLAFPELLVELKLTARL; from the coding sequence ATGACTCCCGCACGCCGCACCGAAATCCACCACGTCCCCTGGGAGGAGAGTTATGGATACGTCCAGGCGGTCCAGCACGGTGACACGATTTACCTCTCCGGACAGGTCGCGCACGACGGACCGCAACTCGTCGCCCCGGCCCCGGTCGATGCCACCGGAAAGGTCACCGATGTCACCAACACCGGCGCCCAATTGCGCCAGTGCTACGCCAACGCGGCCCAATTGCTGGAGCGTTTCGGCGCATCGCTGGACGATGTGGTGGACGAGGTCATCTACGCCGTCGACGTGCCCGCCGCCGACGCCGCGGCGGGACCGGTGCGCAAGGAGGCGTACGGCCGCCCCGACCCCCAGGTGGCCAGCACCATGATCGGCACCCCCCGCCTGGCCTTCCCCGAACTGCTGGTCGAGCTGAAACTCACCGCTCGCCTTTGA
- a CDS encoding AAA family ATPase, which yields MTTVLVNGLPGAGKTTLARELAGRLGLPLFSKDTVKETLADSLAPLRPTVTGSLAESPGVRQPPLPAEG from the coding sequence ATGACCACGGTCCTGGTCAACGGCCTCCCGGGCGCGGGCAAGACCACCCTCGCCCGGGAGCTGGCCGGGCGCCTCGGGCTGCCCCTGTTCAGCAAGGACACCGTGAAGGAGACCCTGGCCGACAGCCTCGCCCCGCTGCGCCCGACCGTTACCGGGTCTCTTGCAGAAAGCCCCGGCGTTCGACAGCCCCCGCTTCCTGCGGAGGGCTGA
- a CDS encoding alpha-galactosidase, whose protein sequence is MSSQERDAAGPDDITIAWGHTALTAEFAAGPDGVLRTVRLGPPGNAPAVPPGTALPVVELLAAGTGTEWAGQRGIDTAVGRRLRLRSHRTETVGPWHRLRLNLADEVSGLAVTLLLESPEGTAVVRGSVTVTNEASEVRTLYAVSSLTLGGLPDPADLDLHWAENDWLAECRWRSEPLRRRVPDLNHALHRQDARGRVAYSSRGSWPTDGHLPMGALTGRPDAGPDAAGAAWLWQIESPTGWIWESGERGAAGYLALWGPSDTEHQWSERLAPGASFTTVPAALALSRAGFEGALAELTAYRRVLRRPHPDHAALPVVFNDYMNTLNGDPTTAKLLPLIDAAATAGAEYFVIDAGWYDGDAGGWWDTVGAWQPAAARFPGERGIHEVLDRIRAHNMVPGLWLEPEVIGVRSPIAPTLPDAAYFARDGVRVRENGRFQLDLRHPAARRHLDATVDRIVGAWGVGYLKLDYNISVPPGTDTGGTTSPGAGLLAHARAYQDWLHAVLERHPRLVIENCASGGMRMDGSSLALTQLQSTSDQQDFLRYPPIAASAPTAVPPEQGAVWAYPQPEFTDDEIAFTLAGALLGRIHLSGHLNRMTSGQLTLVREAVRVYQGLRADLPGAVPFWPLGLPDWEEPWPALGLRAADGTTYLTVWRRGGGPVRTLPLPAWRGRAVEPEILYPAATAGTVAWSAPEGELTVTLPRAPAALLLRLRAR, encoded by the coding sequence GTGTCGAGCCAGGAACGGGACGCCGCCGGCCCCGACGACATCACCATCGCGTGGGGCCACACGGCGCTGACGGCGGAGTTCGCGGCCGGGCCGGACGGGGTACTACGGACGGTACGGCTGGGGCCGCCGGGCAACGCGCCGGCCGTCCCGCCCGGCACCGCGCTGCCGGTGGTGGAGCTGCTGGCGGCGGGCACGGGCACCGAGTGGGCGGGACAGCGCGGCATCGACACGGCGGTGGGCCGGCGGCTGCGGCTGCGCTCGCACCGGACGGAGACCGTGGGACCATGGCACCGGCTGCGTCTGAACCTGGCGGACGAAGTGAGCGGGCTGGCCGTCACCTTGCTGCTGGAGTCCCCCGAGGGGACGGCGGTGGTGCGCGGCTCGGTCACCGTGACCAACGAGGCGTCCGAGGTCCGCACGCTGTACGCGGTCTCCTCCCTCACCCTGGGCGGGCTGCCGGACCCCGCCGACCTGGACCTGCACTGGGCGGAGAACGACTGGCTGGCCGAATGCCGCTGGCGGAGCGAACCGCTGCGCCGCCGGGTCCCGGACCTCAACCACGCCCTGCACCGGCAGGACGCGCGCGGCCGGGTCGCGTACAGCAGCCGGGGCAGCTGGCCGACCGACGGTCATCTGCCGATGGGCGCGCTCACCGGGAGGCCGGACGCGGGGCCGGACGCCGCCGGGGCGGCGTGGCTGTGGCAGATCGAGTCGCCCACCGGCTGGATCTGGGAGAGCGGCGAACGCGGGGCCGCCGGCTATCTGGCCCTGTGGGGGCCCAGCGACACCGAGCACCAGTGGAGTGAACGGCTCGCCCCCGGAGCCTCTTTCACGACCGTGCCGGCCGCGCTCGCCCTCTCGCGCGCCGGGTTCGAGGGCGCGCTGGCCGAACTGACCGCGTACCGGCGCGTGCTGCGCCGGCCGCACCCGGACCACGCGGCGCTGCCCGTCGTCTTCAACGACTACATGAACACGCTGAACGGCGATCCGACGACCGCGAAGCTGCTGCCGCTGATCGACGCGGCGGCCACGGCGGGCGCCGAGTACTTCGTCATCGACGCCGGCTGGTACGACGGCGACGCCGGGGGCTGGTGGGACACGGTCGGCGCCTGGCAGCCGGCCGCCGCCCGGTTCCCCGGGGAACGCGGCATCCACGAGGTGCTGGACCGTATCCGCGCCCACAACATGGTGCCCGGGCTGTGGCTGGAACCCGAGGTGATCGGCGTGCGCAGCCCCATTGCCCCTACCCTGCCGGACGCCGCGTACTTCGCGCGGGACGGCGTACGGGTACGGGAGAACGGCCGCTTCCAGCTCGACCTGCGCCACCCGGCGGCGCGCCGCCACCTGGACGCGACGGTGGACCGGATCGTCGGCGCGTGGGGAGTGGGGTACCTCAAGCTGGACTACAACATCTCCGTGCCGCCCGGCACCGACACCGGCGGCACCACCAGCCCGGGGGCCGGTCTGCTGGCGCACGCCCGGGCGTATCAGGACTGGCTGCACGCCGTACTGGAGCGCCATCCGCGTCTGGTGATCGAGAACTGCGCCTCGGGCGGCATGCGGATGGACGGCTCGTCGCTCGCGCTGACACAGCTGCAATCCACCAGCGACCAGCAGGACTTCCTGCGCTACCCGCCGATCGCGGCGAGCGCCCCCACGGCCGTGCCGCCGGAACAGGGCGCGGTGTGGGCCTATCCACAGCCGGAGTTCACGGACGACGAGATCGCCTTCACGCTGGCCGGGGCGCTGCTGGGCCGGATCCATCTGTCCGGCCACCTGAACCGGATGACGTCCGGTCAACTCACCCTGGTGCGGGAGGCGGTACGGGTCTACCAGGGGCTGCGGGCCGACCTGCCCGGTGCGGTGCCGTTCTGGCCGCTGGGCCTGCCGGACTGGGAGGAGCCCTGGCCCGCGCTCGGTCTGCGCGCGGCCGACGGCACCACGTACCTGACGGTGTGGCGCCGCGGCGGCGGCCCGGTGCGGACCCTGCCGCTCCCCGCGTGGCGGGGCCGCGCGGTTGAGCCCGAGATCCTGTACCCGGCCGCCACCGCGGGAACGGTCGCCTGGTCGGCACCGGAGGGCGAACTGACCGTCACCCTCCCCCGCGCCCCGGCCGCCCTGCTGCTGCGCCTGCGGGCACGATGA
- a CDS encoding LacI family DNA-binding transcriptional regulator, which yields MPVTGHTRSGRRPASIRDVADAAGVSYQTVSRVINGHPSVRPATRARVEAAVAALGFRRSATAHALASGRTRALTVLTSNTTHYGYAAALRGIEEAARAASFAVGIAVLESEEDEVVRDAVRRATDTGGGLIVIAYDRPGVRALQLLPDDAPVVAAVETPATTPPPGSPWVWTDDRAAAHRMTRHLLDLGHHTVHYLAIPSTTDSTGTGTGDGAQRAAGWRDALREAGRPIPEPRPAGWEPADGYAAGQRLARDPEVTAVLCGNDALALGVLRALREAGRDVPRDISVAGFDDAPHSAYLTPALTTVRLDFTGLGRATFALLHGLLEAGEPVTPHPVAQPELIIRESTGPAPRPPR from the coding sequence ATGCCTGTGACCGGTCACACAAGGAGCGGCCGCCGCCCCGCCAGCATCCGCGACGTCGCCGACGCCGCCGGGGTGTCGTACCAGACCGTCTCCCGGGTCATCAACGGACACCCCAGCGTGCGCCCGGCCACCCGCGCCCGGGTCGAAGCGGCCGTCGCCGCGCTCGGCTTCCGGCGCAGCGCCACCGCCCACGCCCTGGCCAGCGGCCGGACCAGGGCGCTGACCGTCCTCACCTCCAACACCACCCACTACGGCTACGCCGCTGCCCTCCGCGGCATCGAGGAGGCGGCCCGCGCCGCGTCCTTCGCCGTGGGCATCGCGGTTCTGGAATCGGAGGAGGACGAGGTCGTGCGCGACGCCGTGCGACGCGCCACCGACACCGGCGGCGGGCTCATCGTCATCGCCTACGACCGCCCCGGCGTCCGCGCCCTGCAACTCCTGCCCGACGACGCCCCGGTGGTGGCCGCTGTGGAGACCCCGGCCACCACCCCGCCGCCCGGCAGCCCGTGGGTGTGGACCGATGACCGCGCCGCCGCCCACCGCATGACGCGCCATCTGCTCGACCTGGGCCACCACACCGTCCACTACCTCGCCATCCCCTCCACCACCGACAGCACCGGCACCGGCACCGGCGACGGGGCCCAGCGTGCCGCCGGCTGGCGCGACGCGCTGCGCGAGGCCGGGCGGCCGATCCCCGAACCGCGCCCGGCCGGCTGGGAACCCGCCGACGGCTACGCCGCCGGCCAACGCCTGGCCCGCGACCCGGAGGTGACCGCCGTGCTGTGCGGCAACGACGCCCTGGCGCTCGGCGTGCTGCGCGCCCTGCGCGAGGCCGGCCGCGACGTGCCGCGCGACATCAGCGTCGCCGGCTTCGATGACGCCCCGCACTCCGCGTATCTGACTCCCGCCCTCACCACCGTCCGGCTCGACTTCACCGGCCTGGGCCGCGCCACCTTCGCGCTGCTGCACGGCCTGCTGGAGGCGGGCGAGCCCGTCACCCC